In the genome of Palaemon carinicauda isolate YSFRI2023 chromosome 13, ASM3689809v2, whole genome shotgun sequence, one region contains:
- the LOC137651728 gene encoding KRAB-A domain-containing protein 2-like, which produces MACSQEENFYDKVMLKKNSDSKSLILSKIEYYNLIEELRVASSAKSKSNRQYYILGRYEVLQCGGVEKLIKKRKDETQELVYFVHVEDMFETIKRAHIAMGHGGRDKMVKELSKYANITRDTIELFKSLCVQCQKKGKRCATKGVTSNRFYLRITVHDLRWTLLTCSLAPKESISG; this is translated from the coding sequence ATGGCTTGTTCCCAAGAAGAAAATTTCTACGATAAAGTGATGTTGAAGAAGAACTCTGATTCAAAGTCACTAATACTATCTAAAATTGAGTACTAcaatctgatagaggaactcagagTTGCATCAAGTGCAAAAAGCAAATCAAATCGGCAGTATTATATTCTTGGACGTTACGAAGTTCTTCAGTGTGGTGGTGttgaaaagttgataaaaaaaCGGAAGGATGAAACTCAAGAACTTGTTTATTTTGTACACGTTGAGGATATGTTTGAAACTATAAAACGTGCTCACATTGCTATGGGACATGGCGGAAGAGACAAAATGGTCAAAGAGCTGTCAAAATATGCAAACATAACTAGAGATACTATAgaactgttcaaatctttgtgtgttcagtgtcaaaagaaaggGAAGAGATGTGCGACAAAGGGAGTAACGTCAAACCGATTTTATCTAAGGATTACGGTTCACGATCTCAGGTGGAccttgttgacatgcagtcttgcgCCAAAGGAAAGTATAAGTGGATAA
- the LOC137651729 gene encoding KRAB-A domain-containing protein 2-like, with amino-acid sequence MVYQDHLTKYCILRPLTSKRAAEVAFQPMDIFLMFGAPQILQSDNGSEFTALVISELKLLWPDLLIVHGKPRHPQSQGSVERLNCDIKDMLISWLGDNDTTDWPMGLRLVQFQKNSSYHSGIKQSPYKALFGVDARVGLRSTALPEEVLRTMITEEDLLGAYSFSSDSTRPDKSPKFTNPPDDSPECSAPPNDSPEDFAQPDGSSESSAPPNDSPEDFAQQDGSAEGSAYPVSPTCGQNPQGRLHQLQEDIALQWSRASAGQLAQAERMVKRSRLENVPGDPGDNVTIPIPLVDRGKGDP; translated from the exons ATGGTGTACCAAGATCATCTAACAAAGTATTGCATATTGCGCCCCTTAACTTCAAAAAGAGCCGCTGAGGTTGCATTCCAGCCAATGGACATATTCTTAATGTTCGGGGCCCCTCAAATTcttcagagtgataatggtagtgaATTTACAGCATTGGTAATTTCGGAACTCAAACTTCTTTGGCCAGACCTGTTGATTGTTCATGGTAAACCAAGGCATCCACAGAGCCAGGGATCTGTTGAACGCCTTAACTGTGATATAAAAGACATGCTTATTTCATGGTTAGGGGATAATGATACAACTGACTGGCCCATGGGACTCAGGTTAGTGCAGTTCCAAAAGAACTCCAGTTACCATTCTGGAATCAAACAATCTCCATACaaagcactctttggtgttgacgcCAGAGTAGGTCTACGTTCAACTGCACTTCCAGAAGAAGTTTTGAGGACAATGATCACTGAAGAGGATTTACTTGGAGCTTACAGTTTCTCCTCTGACTCTACTCGGCCAGACAAATCACCCAAGTTTACGAACCCTCCAGACGATTCACCTGAATGTTCTGCTCCTCCAAATGATTCGCCAGAGGACTTCGCTCAGCCAG ATGGTTCATCAGAGAGCTCTGCTCCTCCAAATGACTCGCCAGAGGACTTCGCTCagcaag ATGGCTCAGCAGAGGGGTCTGCCTATCCAGTCAGTCCAACCTGTGGCCAGAATCCTCAAGGAAGACTTCATCAGCTCCAAGAAGACATAGCACTTCAATGGTCCAGAGCATCAGCTGGTCAGTTAGCTCAAGCTGAGCGCATGGTCAAACGTAGTCGTTTAGAAAACGTCCCAGGTGATCCAGGAGATAATGTGACAATTCCCATCCCGTTAGTTGATCGAGGGAAAGGTGATCCCTGA